agaatttgttcttaactgacttgcctagttaaataaaggttaaataaaaaaattaaaattaaaatcatattccatttaaaatcagccgtttccagctacaatagtcatttatagcattaacaatgtctacactgtatttctgatcaatttgacgttattttaatggacaaaaaatgtgtttttcttgcaaaaacagggacatttctaagtgacaccaaacttttgaacggtagttttctgtaaaataacattgtatttgatCAAACACGATTGTTTCGAAAAGTTTGCTGATGCACCGgtacaggctgattggtcggctgtttgaacCATTAAAGGGTTGCTATTCTTGGTAGCGGAAATGACCTTTccttcctccaggcctgagggcacacactgtcTTCTAGGCATAAATTGAAGATGAGGCAAAGAAGaatccagcttcagcaatttacCATCCAGGTTGTCGGTACCAGGTGGCTTGTCCTTATAGACAGCAAAAAAAAACTTGCCTCTTCCACACCAACTTTGCGATTTGAATGATTGACTCATTGATTGATTGGATATTGTAGCTCCTGTCACCCAGGGATCGTACCAGGTGGGCTGGACTGTTCTATTGGCTTCCTGGTCAACACCTCACAGATCAGTGTCGATGAACAATGCAACTTTCCTAAAGgtgagacctgtgtgtgtgtgtctgaccctgactctgtgtgtgtgtgtgtgtgtgtgtgggtgtgtgtggcccTGACTCTGTGTGTATTGTTGGGTTATTGTGTGTCCCTCCAGCGGTGGGGACTTCTTTGGCTACAGCTGTGTACCAGGAGTAAAGGACAGAGAACACGACAGAGGAACACCCTAAGAACTTGTGTGAAGCCTGCATAGGAGACGACAACGGAGACATATATGTGTTAACAACCACGAGAGAGACACTATGAGAGGCTGGGcagaggtagggaggagaggaggaggagaggctgggccactgaggtagggaggagaggaggagaggctgggcactgaggtaggaggagaggcaggagcaggagagagaggctgggacactgaggtagggaggagagaggagaggctggggcACTGaggtaaggaggagaggagagaggctgggacactgaggtagggaggagaggaggagaggctgggcactgaggtagggaggagaggaagagaggctgggcactgaggtagggaggagaggaggagaggctgggacactgaggtagggaggaggagaggctgggcactgggtagggaggagaggaggagaggctggggcactgaggtagggaggagaggaggagaggctgggacactgaggtagggaggagaggagggagctgGGACactgaggtagggagagagaggagaggctgggcactgaggtagggaggagaggagaggagaggctgggcactgaggtagggaggagaggaggagaggctgggacactgaggtagggaggagaggaggagaggctgggcactgaggtagggaggagaggagagagaggagagagggagagggagaggctgggacacagtgagggaggagaggagggagaggctgggcactgaggtagggaggagaggaggagaggctgggacactgaggtaggagagaggaggagaggctgggcactgaggtagggaggagaggagagaggcctgggacactgaggtagggaggagaaggagaggaggagaggctggggactgaggtagggaggagaggaggagaggctgggcactgaggtaggaggagaggaggagaggctgggacactgaggagggggaggagaggaggagaggctgggacactgaggtagggaggagaggagagaggagggctgggcacatgaggtagggaggagaggagaggaggcgggCGGGCAGatgaggtagggaggagaggagaggagaggctgggacactgaaggagggaggagagcgaagagagggagaggctgggACGACTaggtagggaggaggaggaggagaggctggggcactgaggtaagggaggagaggagaggaggagagctggggcactgaggtagggaggaggaggagaggaggagaggcgggggcactgaggtagggaggagaagcgatagggatgagaggagaggaggaaaggatcTATTTCTCCTACTTGAAAGTTTCTCAAATCAATCCATGGGGGCCCGTAACCAGCCCACATATTTGATATATTCCAACACCAGTCTACAAATTTAACTAGTCAACGAATCACCAAGCCCttaattagttgaatcaggtagaATTGCTGTGGATCCCAGAGGACTGGTTTGAGAAACAATGTCTAGCAATGTCTAACACTAGCTGTGTTTGACTTGAGTCTTTCTTCCAGGTGTGTGGCTGAGAATTTGGGCGATGTGGCATTTGTCAAACACACCACTATTTCTGACAACATGGATGGTGAGAGTCTGAtctaaatctaatcaaacaccaACATTCAGAATGTCTCCTCTAAGCAAACTTCAGCATTTCTCGCTCGAGACACTAGGTGtcagtatttcatagtttttctgATCAGCCTCCTCCACATCACTTCACCAATTCTTCTACTCTACCCTAGGCAACAATATGGAATCATGGGCCATGGACCTGGAACTGGAGGACCTAAAGCTGCTGTGCCCGGATGGCAGCGAGGCCGGGCTGTTTGACCATGAGACGTGTCACCTGGCTGTGGTGCCAGCTAACGCTGTGGTGGTACGACTAGAGGACAAGTGTAGAGTCTGGGAATATCTGGAACgcttacaggtgtgtgtgtgtgtgtgtgtgtgtgtgtctgcgtatgTATGTGTGCGTAATTGTATTTTGACATCtcaccccctctcttctctctatagaATGTGTTTGGGAACACCACCATGTTCAGCTCAGTGGGCTACACCCAATCAGATCTCCTGTTTTCTGACTCCACCCACCACCTGCTCAGGGTTGTGGGTTGTTACACTTCCTGGTTGGGTCCTACATACACCACTGTCCTGCAGGCCTTTGAGTGTGAAAgtaagagagtggagagagagtggagagagagtggagaaagagacAGTGTGGTTTCATTCTTTCATGCCATGTGTTTCTTCCCACAGGTTTGTGCTGATCCTTCTAGAAAGATATCAACCAGcatcctctcaatctctccccTCAATATCTCTCCacatctttctttccctccctccatatcttatcccccctccctccctccatcccctcactccctccatgcccccctccctccctccctacatccTCCCCTCGCCCCCCTCCCTACATAGATATCCGGTGTGTTCTTTCCTCCCACACAGTTTCCAGTAGTTCACTTTTCCTCCTATAAAAAATATCAATGTCTTTAACTTCACTgaatcactgtgtgtgtatatatatatacccttGGTTCACTGCGTTCCCACGGTTTGTTATAGCAAACCACCATGCTAGTTCACTCTACACCTGACCAGAGAGGGGATTACAGCTATAAGCGTCGCCACCAGCACACTGATCTAAAGTGTCAGGTTAATGTTTTGGTGGTTAATGTTCCATTTTGCgaaggtaagctgatcctagatctgtgcttaaAATAAGAACTTCTACGCAGAGCAGTAATCCATGATAACTCTATAACACAGCAATTCAAACAAATGCTGACTGCATTAAACCATGTCTCCAGAGCGTTTTGATTGACCTGGAAGTGCTGAAATATTGGAGATGTGATAGATGTTTGAAGCCACTGAAAAATGTTTGTACTGTAAAATCATTGCCACCATTGAATGAACAGGAAGTTAc
This region of Salvelinus sp. IW2-2015 linkage group LG12, ASM291031v2, whole genome shotgun sequence genomic DNA includes:
- the otomp gene encoding LOW QUALITY PROTEIN: otolith matrix protein 1 (The sequence of the model RefSeq protein was modified relative to this genomic sequence to represent the inferred CDS: inserted 3 bases in 2 codons), which encodes MDHLDRRLAVTLLLFSFISFSTQKTSISWCVVSEAEEQKCXDLAGSATARNIRGTLLCVRGQSPTDCMEKIKNGTADAAAMFADDIYTAGWCYGLELAAGESYNGVDGISYYVVAMARRSSSDLSLLEMHERSSCHPGIVPGGLDCSIGFLVNTSQISVDEQCNFPKGETCVGGDFFGYSCVPGVKDREHDXEEHPKNLCEACIGDDNXRHICVNNHERDTMRGWAEVGRRGGGEAGPLRCVAENLGDVAFVKHTTISDNMDGNNMESWAMDLELEDLKLLCPDGSEAGLFDHETCHLAVVPANAVVVRLEDKCRVWEYLERLQNVFGNTTMFSSVGYTQSDLLFSDSTHHLLRVVGCYTSWLGPTYTTVLQAFECESLC